From the SAR324 cluster bacterium genome, the window TTCATCCTTCTGCTCCAACCCCTGCTCAAACAGAAGTTTGTAAGCCTGCTCTGTCAGTTGATCAAAGACAACACGAAACGATTCGGTGCTACCACCAATCAGTTGTGCTAAGGTGGCGGATGTTGAATCATTTTTGCCCTTGATGTTCAGAGCCTGTACCACATGACGCAAATTGACGTGTCCGATTTCATGCGCGAGAACACCGGCCAATTCGGCTTCGTTGGTCATTTTCTGAATTGCTCCCCGCGTGATGAACACATATCCGCCGGGACAGGCATACGCATTGATGTCATCGGTGTCCAGCACGCCGAAATGCCAGGTCAGTTCATTTCGTCCGAGTTGAGCGGCAAGTCCGGAACCCATCAAGGCCACATAACGGTTCATGCGTTCCTCCTGATTCATCTTATAGCGTGATAAAATCCGGGCGGCGAGGTTCCGTCCAAACTGAATTTCAGCCCGGATATCATTTTCAGAAAAAGCATATTGCTGTTGCCATGCCCGTTGCCGAAAGGATTGAGCCTCTTCGGCATACAACAATCCATATCCCAGCAACAGCACCAATAACAAACCTGCCCGGACTTTCATCGTGCCTCCTCAAATTCGATAAATTGAATGGCTTCGGCTTCAGCAATCTGCTGTTTTTCAAGTTGTTCCACGGCGTCAAAATCAGTTCCTTCTTTGGAATTGATCCGTTCCCGTCCGGATTCAGTCAATCCTCTGGCCGCCGCTGTGCTACTGAAACTGGAGGCTCTGCGGCGTGCGCTGTCCGCAAGTTCGGAATTTTCATCCAGCAAAGAAACCTTGCCCGTCGGTGGTTGGGCCGCAAGCACCATTTTTGAAATCCAGCCCTGCTTTCCCTCAATCGCTACTTTCACCCACAGGCCTTGCGTTTCCAGTGATTCCACGGCCGCCCCCTGCGTGATCGTCAATATTTTTGTGGAATTCCCCTGTGGTTTTTCCAACAAAAATGCTTTAAAACTCCGGACATACAGCGTGTCCGCCTTGAGATCGCTGATGATTCCGCACCAGAAAATTCCCAGAATCGACAATACTTGACAATAACGTTTCATGAGGCCCCCCTGTTGAACTTTAAAATTTCAGATATTTTGATACCTATCTTCCAATTTATCTATTACGTTGCTCTGCACAAAGTCCAGATATTCAGCTTTAAAAATTTATTAGTCTATCGTTCCACAAACCATGAAACATGATTACTACACCGGAATCCTTGTCGGTATCGTACTGATGCTCGGGGTATCCGCAACACAGGCCCAAGCTCAGGAAAAATGCCTCACATGCCATAAAGAAACCATCAACTTATCTGTATTTCATAATCCGGATTCGATTGGTTGTGTTGCCTGTCATTTGGGGGATGCGATGGCCACAACCCTTGAGCTGGCACATGTCAATCTTGAAGCTTATCCGGGGCAATGGAACACGATTGACCAAACTTGCGGGAAATCAGGCTGTCATGCGGACTTGGCAAAAGTGGTCCAAACTTCGTTGATGAACACGATGCATGGTGTGATCAGCAAAACCCGCAGGATTCTTGACGGCAAAGAGACATCAAGCAGGAATTCACCAGATCAGCTTACCGCTGAAGGGGTTGATGACTATCTGAGAAAAATGTGTGTGTCCTGCCATTTGGGAAATAAACGGTCGCATCATCAGCAAACCCTGCTGGATCGTGGTGGCGGATGCGCCGCATGCCATCTCAAGGCAGGGCAGACCCGTGCCGCTTCTCAGAAAAACGTTAGAACCGGAAAACATCCTGAACTATCGCTGGCTGTGGACAACGACCGCTGTTTTGGCTGTCACAGTCGCTCCGGGCGAATTTCTCTCAATTATGTGGGATTGGCAGAAACGAGTGAACTCGATCCAAAACGACTGGCTGATTTTGGAACACTGCCTGATGGACGACTTGTGGAAAAACTGGCACCAGATGTTCACAGTTCGGCAGGAATGGCCTGTATTGATTGCCACACGGCCGATGAAGTGATGGGCGATGGCAAATCACACGCCACTCTTCAGACGCAACTGGATATTCAATGCGCAGACTGTCATGCGCCACAATTAACCTGGAAACCTGCGGAAGCCCTGACTCCAAGGGAACGACTGTATCCAGTGTTGTACAACCAGTCTGAGTTGTTGTCTCAGTCCAGGTTTATTGTGACATCCAAAAATAAGACCCCCCTGTTCCACGTATCCGAAAACTCAGGGAAACGTGTGCTGACTTCAAAAATTACAGGAAAAGCGCATCTCGTTCCGGTGATGAAAACGGGCAAGCATCATAATTTTACCCGGCATCAGCGGCTTTCCTGTGACAGTTGTCACAGTTCATGGGTTCCGCAATGTTATGGATGCCACATTTCACAGGATCCGGATCAAACCCAATGGGATCATATTTCTGCCAAACCCACTCCGGGCCGATGGCTTGAAAACGCATGGGCCATCAAGCATGGTCTGCCAGCGTTGGGAGTGGGGAACAATCAAAAAATCATTCCGTTTATTCCCGGAATGAATTTAAGCTTTAAACATCCTGAAACAGGAAAAACCATCAGCAGGAATCTGTTTGCCGCCATTTCGCCTCATACGACAAGAAACAGCCGCACCTGCAAAAGCTGTCATCAGAATGATCAGGCCCTGGGAATTATTACAAAACTGGAAACGTCTCCACAGAATAAAGATTGGAAAACGCCTGATGGATGGATTTTTGCCGAAAGTGACCTTCCGGGCAAAGCAACCAATCCCGGTGACAGGAGTTTCAACAGCCTGGAAATTCAGAAAATCAGGCAGGTTGGAAAATGTCTGGAATGTCATGCAGAAACCTACCGTGATTTTGATAGCACTTTGCCTCGACCTTCACGCCATCCTTGATCATCAAAATCAAGTAAGGATCATTCAAAAAATTAAATAAATAATTTTCAAAAATCCATTTCCTGCTGTGAATGCGTAGAGACGTGCTATAGCGCGTCTCTACAGACCTGAGAATATCTGTTTAAAATCTCCTCCAGCCAACCTTGTAACTGGTCAGTAGCAAATCTTGTAAAAAGAAATGGAATCCGCTAACTTACTTAACTCAAGGCCAGCTAAATACTTGAATTATAATTCTGGTACTCACGGAGAAGGATACTTATGCACGGTTTCATGAACTTTAGATTTTTATGGCTCATTCCTCTGGTGTTTTTAGTGATTCTTCTGTTCCGCAAGATTTTTCTCCAGAGCAGAAAATTGAATTCTCCAAAGGAACAGTCACTCCCCGGGATGGATCATCCGACGTCTGTCAAAAGCACTTCTTCAGAAAAAATACCTGAAGAACTAAAACAGGCTGGACTACAGGTGTTAGACAGCCTGGATTGGGACATTCGATTTTTGGAGAAGCAACGTTTAGAGGAAACAGACCCCATAAAACGACAGGAGCTTGAAGAAAAACTAAAACAAAAAAAAGCGGAATATCACACCACGGTAGAGCGGTTAAATCTCTGATGATACTTGATGCGAATGTATTAAAGAGCAGGCAAAAAACATCACAACCGGGTTTATCCTCATGACTGAGAAAAACATAAAACAACCAAACGCTATCAATATCCCGACGGATAGCATTTTAGAGAGCATTTCTGATGGTGTCTTCACGGTGGACGATAGATTGAAAATCACTTTTTTCAACCGCTCCGCCGAGAAAATTACTGGAGTGTCACGTGAAGACGCCATGGGTATGTCTTGTGCCGAAGTCTTTCGCTCCAGCATGTGTGAAACAGAATGCGCCTTGAAACAAACAATGGACAGCAATAGACAGATCGTCGATAGACATGGGTATATTGTCAATTCTGCGGGTGACAAAATCCCCATTAGTCTTTCGACAGCCGTATTGCGTGAAAGCAATGGTAAAATTATTGGCGGAGCGGAAACGTTTCGAGATCTTAGCGAAATTGAGGCCCTGAAACAGGAAATCAAAGGCCGGTTTAGTCTGGGCGATCTGATCAGCCACAGTTCAACCATGATGAAAGTTTTTGAACTTGCCTCTGCGGTCTCAGTCAGTTCCAGCACCGTGG encodes:
- a CDS encoding M48 family metalloprotease; the encoded protein is MKVRAGLLLVLLLGYGLLYAEEAQSFRQRAWQQQYAFSENDIRAEIQFGRNLAARILSRYKMNQEERMNRYVALMGSGLAAQLGRNELTWHFGVLDTDDINAYACPGGYVFITRGAIQKMTNEAELAGVLAHEIGHVNLRHVVQALNIKGKNDSTSATLAQLIGGSTESFRVVFDQLTEQAYKLLFEQGLEQKDEFEADSYAAQSLVSTNYQVQPYLDYLEKLTPVSGNTVTVLSKTHPSPAQRVLKLQEWSIAENVNTTPGKINQKRFYDTLHQQ
- a CDS encoding SH3 domain-containing protein, which codes for MKRYCQVLSILGIFWCGIISDLKADTLYVRSFKAFLLEKPQGNSTKILTITQGAAVESLETQGLWVKVAIEGKQGWISKMVLAAQPPTGKVSLLDENSELADSARRRASSFSSTAAARGLTESGRERINSKEGTDFDAVEQLEKQQIAEAEAIQFIEFEEAR